ATTGGCCAGCGCGCGCAAGGCGATTGCGAATTTCATTTAGCCATTTTGCTAATTACCTAATTGATGTCAACTCTCCGATACGGTATGAAGGATGCCATCATGACAGCGACAATGGACATCAATCGGGAGCGGATCGCGGCGACCGAGGCGGTCATCCGTCCGCATATCAGGCGCACGCCGCTCATTCAGGCCGACCTCGCCGATTTCGGCCTGCCGGCGGCACCCGTGACGTTCAAGCTCGAGATGCTGCAGCATTCCGGATCGTTCAAGGCGCGGGGCGCCTTCGCCAATCTGCTGCTGCGGCAGGTGCCGGCGGCCGGCGTCGTCGCGGCATCCGGCGGCAATCACGGCGCGGCGGTCGCCTATGCGGCGCAGCGGCTCGGCATTCCCGCCACGATCTTCGTGCCCGACATCACCTCACCGGCCAAGGCCGAGCGCATCAGCGGCTATGGCGCAAAGCTCGTGATCGCCGGCAACCGCTACGCCGATGCGCTCGCCGCGAGCGAAGCGCATGTCGCGCAGACTGGCGCGCTGGCCGTCCATGCCTACGACCAGGCCGAAACCCTGCTCGGCCAGGGCAGCGTCGCCCTGGAGCTGGAGCAGGATGCGCCCGGCATCGACACGCTGCTGGTGGCAGTCGGTGGCGGCGGGCTGATCGGCGGCATCGCGGCGTGGTGTGCCGGCCGCACGCGCATCGTGGCGGTCGAGCCGGAGCAGTCGCCAACCCTGCACGCCGCCTTCGCGGCCGGCGCGCCGGTCGATGCGCCGGCCGGCGGCATTGCCGCCGACAGTCTCGCGCCGCGGCGCGTCGGGGAATTGATGTTTCCGATCGCGCGCTCCCATGTCGAGCGCGTCGTCCTCGTCAGCGACGACGCGATCCGGCAGGCCCAGGCCGCGCTGTGGTCGCGCCTGCGCCTCGTCACCGAGCCCGGCGGGGCAGCCGCATTTGCCGCGTTCCTGTCCGGCCGCTATCGTCCCGCGGCCGGCGAACGCATCGCGGTGCTGGTCTGCGGCGCCAACACCACGGCAGTGAAGTTCGACAGCTAGTTGCGGAGATTGCATGATCAGGCCGGGCACCGTTTTCCTGATGTCGATCCTGCTTGCACTGCCCCCTGGTCGCGCTCAAGCGCAGGACCGTCCGATCGGATTCCTGACTCCGTCGAGAAACATCGTCTGCCAGGTCTTTGCCGATAACGGCCAGGGTGTACTTCGCTGCGACATCATGGTGACCGACACGCTGCCGCGCCCTCCCTCCGATTGCGAGCTCGACTGGGGCCACGCCTTCGAGATGAGCACCAAGGGCAGCGCCGGCCGCATCTGCGCCGGCGACAGCGTGATGGACGCCTCGCTGCCGGTGCTCGCCTATGGCGAGGTGTGGCAGCGCGCGGGCTTCACCTGCCGGTCGGAGCAGACGGGAGTGACGTGCTTCAACGCCATGCAGCACGGGTTCTCGCTGGCACGGGCAGAGCAGAAGGTGTTTTGAGGGCAATCATCAAAGAGCGCTCGACGGTCTACATCTCCTGCATTCACCGCGAAATGTCGCCGCTTGATATTGCAGCCACGATATCGAAGAAGAGATCGCTAGATTGCTTACCACTAATCTCGGCACACAAATCGTCAACCGGTATTGTCGCCGAAACTCCGACCCGTGGATTGAACAATCCCAAACTATCAATTTGGAAGCGCTTCGAAACATAGTTCAATGCGCTATAGGTTATTAGCTGCCGAACATCGACAGAACGGAAGAGGCGATCCCCTGCCTTAATCTCGTAAAGTGCATTCGAGTAAATTAGATCGCCCTTTCCGGCGTCAATCATGCCGCATCCAGGAAAGCTTGGCTCGATTAGCAGAGCGCCGCCCATGCCATCGAAGCAAAACATGCGTGAAAGCCGATTACGCTGTTCCTCGATGTCGAAGAGCTCGTTCGCTGTGACGTTATCAGAAGCACCCGCTTGAACTCGCAGTTCTCTGTGCGAAGATCGCGAGTGAACTTCGGCCAAGGCCCTTTGCACATCCTCCGTCGTCAACTTCGGTGGAGGCCAGCTGACGTTACGCCTCACTTCCTGGCAAAAGATCGTGAATGCCGTTTCGTTGATAAGTCCACGCCTCAACGGAGACGTAGACGCCTTCAACTCCGGAAATTCACGTTCATATTGCCCAAGGTTTAGACGCCGAACGAAGACATCCATCGTCGGCGTTAGATCTCTCCAGAACGAAGAATGCACCTTGCAAAAGGAGGACACCGTGATCACAGGGGAATACTCCACCCGGTCTTATTTGCCTTTTCGCCAGCCCACCGCTGTACCAGCTGCTCAAATGGAGAGAATTCGTCTGCGGTATGGTTTCGCCAATGCTTCCCCTCGTCTCTCAAGGCATATGACGCGATAATAAACGCTCTTCTCTCGGCTACGCCCAAGGACCTGAAGCTAGCTCGCAAGTCCGACAACCAGTACCAATTTTTCCATTTAGCCATCACAAGGATGATGTCTCTCCGCAGGAGAGAAGAGGATGATGACAACTTAAAAAGTTTCGCCAGCACGGCTTCTGCCTCGGGCGAGTGCTTGCATGACAGCAACCTTATCGCAAACGCCAAATTGAGTTCGACGCTTAAAACGTGTGAGTGGCTTTCGATCAATGAGATGATCTTTTGATGAACGACGTCTTGTGCTTGGGCTGAAAGCTCGTCGAACACGCTCCTTGCGACAGTCAAGACGCTAGAAAAAATCGGGTACAATAGTTCCGCGCTGTTTATCATCGTAGCGACCGCGTCATCCCGAGACTTCGGATCGAGATACCGTACGGCAGCAACAATCTTCCGCGTTAGGCCGATGTGAACTCTGCTCTTTAGCAGTTCCTCTCGGAGCAACTCGAGAATATCGAAGCGCTCAATCTCGGCTCGCAAAGCCTCGTAGTCCTCTTCCTTGGTGGGCGAATATGGATCGAAGCGAAGCGAGAGCTTCATCAGTCCCCTCGCACGCTCGTGCAACGCGGCAACCTCTCCGTCACTTGCGTTCGGAGTGAGGGGGTTCGTCGCGATGAACTCCGCGCTGGACATAATGCGCGTTTTCGCCTTTTGTAGCTGCAGCCCTTGCGTGCGTAACAGCTTCTCCGAAAGAAAAATTAGACGCCCGTACGCCTCTTCATTGCTATTGCAGAAAATATGAAAATCGTCTGCAAAACGACAAAAGCTAATCCCCTCCATCTCTAAGAGTCGGTCAATCTGATTTAGAACCAACTCAGACAGAATCCTTGCCGCGGGACCTCCAACGGGAAGACCGAAGGAATTTGTATTGGAGAAGTTCTTCAAGAAAGCCATTATCCGGCTATGCGTGTCTCCAAGCGTAGCCAACTGAAGAAGCGCGTTTTCGAGTCGATGGTGTCCTAGTCTCGGATAAAACTCAGAGATATCACAAACCACGACAAACTTCGATGTTGCGGCGCGTTCAAGGGAGCATTCCATGAAATCGCGCCAGCCGCCGGTATCGTCAAAAATATCTGCGCTTTCTTCGCTCCATCGGTATCGATAGGAGAAGACTCTTCTAGAGCTTGTTGGAAGTCGAGCAGCTTCAACTTTCTCCGCGATCGCGAGGACAAGACCGAGGAAGTAGAGGTTCCACAATGGGTCCATTTGCGTAGCCCAGCGAAACCCCGTGTAGTTCACGGGAGCGAGGGCAGCGTCATGAGCCGGGGGGTGCCGACTCAGATATCCATCAAAATCCCGGTGTATTTCTTGAAGTAGAGTAAGTGTTTCGTTCGCTTTATCGAAGAAAATGTGATTTTCGACTGGGAACGGGAAGATGTCCGTGTCTCCATGCCGGATAACATTGGCAATGGCCCTCTTGAAGAATTCGTCCATTCGAGACCGGTCCGATCACTGGCATGCAACTACCGAAGTTGCATGTGAATGATTGTTCTACCCATCGAATGACCGACCTGCAAGTAAGCTCATATCCTATCCCTTCCCCTCATCGCTCGCCAGCACACCTTTCATCGCACGCGCCCAGCCCGCAAGCTTTCGCGCCCGTGTCGCATGGCTCATGTTCGGCTTGAAGCGGCACTCGAAGCGCCGGTTGTCGGCGAATTTTATCGGCTCGGGATAGACGCTGGTCTGGAGACCGGCGAGATAGGCGGTCCCCACACTCCGTCATTGCGAGCGCAGCGAAGCAATCCAGAGTCTTTCCGCAGAGGCAGTCTGGATTGCTTCGTCGCAAGGGCTCCTCGCAATGACGGTGGGGAGGCAGCCGCGTACTACTCAATGATCGGCACATGCTTCGCCGCGTCGCGCGGCGCCGTTCCATCGAGCCGCGGATCGTCCGCCACCTCGACCTGGCGGCGGAACGGACGAAATCCCGAGCGCTGGTAGAACGCGACGGCGGAGGGATGATCGAAGGTGAAGGTGTGCACCCAGACGCGGTGGAGGTCGCGCGACCACGCGATCTCCAGCGCACGGTTCATCAGGAAGCGGGCGGCGCCGGTTCCGATCAACGCTGAAGTGACACCGAAATAGACCAGCTCGCATTGGCCGGGCTGGCGAAAGTCCAGCTCCAGCAGGCCTTCGTCGCGACCGTCCGCAACCAATGCGTAGACCTCGATATCAGGCGCATGGATGATCGCAGCAAGCTCCGCATCAGTCATGCGCGGCCGGGAAAACCACAGCCACTCCTCGCCCACGCGACGATAGAGGTCGCGGTACCAATCAAGCGGGGGCGCATCGACCTTGCGCAAGATCCACGCGCCGGGCGGATTGTCACGGCGCGCGGGAGGTGCGGTCATCTCCAGATGGGTGACGACCGCCGCGAGCTTGCCGTTCGGCACATCGGAATAGCCGTCGGGGAGGATCACTCACTCCCCCTCATCGCTCGCGAGCACGCCCTTCACTGCCCTTGCCCAGCCGGCGAGCTTCCGCTCGCGCGTCGCCTCGCTCATGTTCGGCTTGAAGCGGTGCTCGAGGCGCCAATTGTCGGCGAACTTCGTCGGCTCAGGATAGACGCCAGCGTGAAGGCCGGCGAGATAGGCGGCACCCAGCGCGGTGGTCTCCTGGATCACGGGGCGATCGACCGGTGCGTTGAGGAGATCGGCGAGGCGCTGCATGGTCCAGTCGGAGGCGGTCATGCCGCCGTCGACGCGGAGCACGACGCTGGCGGTTTCCGAGCTCGGCCAGTCCGCGCGCATCGCGGCCCAGAGGTCGAAGGTCTGATAACAAACGCTCTCCAGCGCGGCATGGGCGAGCTCGGCGGGGCCGGTGTTGCGGGTGAGGCCGAACAGCGCGCCGCGCACGCGCGGATTCCAGTAGGGCGCGCCCATGCCGACAAAGGCCGGCACGAGATAGACGCTCTGCATGGAGTCGGACTGGTCGGCAAGCGGTCCGGTCTCGGCGGCGTGCTTGATGATGCCGAGGCCGTCGCGCAGCCACTGCACCGCGCTGCCGGCGACGAAGATCGAGCCTTCGAGCGCGTAGGTGCGTTTGCCATCGAGCTGGTAGGCGACGGTGGTGAGCAGCTTGTTGTTGGAGACGACCGGCGTGGTGCCGGTGTTGAGCAGCGCAAAGCAGCCGGTGCCGTAAGTGGATTTCATCATGCCCGGGCGGAAGCAGGCCTGGCCGATGGTCGCGGCCTGCTGGTCGCCGGCGATGCCGGAGATGGCGATGGCGCCGCCGAACAGATCCGGCGTGGTCTCGCCGAAGCGGGCCGAGGAATCCTTCACCTCGGGCAGCATCGAGCGCGGCACGCCGATGATCTCCAGCAGCTCGTCGTCCCACTGGCCGGTGTGGATGTTGAACAGCAGCGTGCGCGAGGCGTTGGTGGCGTCGGTGGCGTGCACCTTGCCGCCGGTGAGGCGCCAGAGCAGGTAGCAGTCGATGGTGCCAAACATCAATTCTCCGCGCGCGGCGCGGGCGCGCGCGCCGGGAACGTGGTCGAGGATCCAGGCAACCTTGGTGCCGGAGAAATAGGGATCGATGATCAGGCCGGTCTTCTGCGAGATCACGGGCTCGCGACCGTCGGCCTTCAGCTTGGCGCAGATGTCGGCGGTGCGGCGGTCCTGCCAGACGATGGCGCGGTGCACGGCCTGGCCCGTGGCGCGGTCCCACACCACGGTGGTCTCGCGCTGATTGGTGATGCCGATCGCGGCGATGTCCTTTGCGCTGATGCCGACCTGCTCGATCGCCTCGCGGCAGACGATCACGGTCGAGGTCCAGAT
This is a stretch of genomic DNA from Bradyrhizobium sp. CB2312. It encodes these proteins:
- a CDS encoding GNAT family N-acetyltransferase codes for the protein MILPDGYSDVPNGKLAAVVTHLEMTAPPARRDNPPGAWILRKVDAPPLDWYRDLYRRVGEEWLWFSRPRMTDAELAAIIHAPDIEVYALVADGRDEGLLELDFRQPGQCELVYFGVTSALIGTGAARFLMNRALEIAWSRDLHRVWVHTFTFDHPSAVAFYQRSGFRPFRRQVEVADDPRLDGTAPRDAAKHVPIIE
- a CDS encoding DUF6636 domain-containing protein, giving the protein MIRPGTVFLMSILLALPPGRAQAQDRPIGFLTPSRNIVCQVFADNGQGVLRCDIMVTDTLPRPPSDCELDWGHAFEMSTKGSAGRICAGDSVMDASLPVLAYGEVWQRAGFTCRSEQTGVTCFNAMQHGFSLARAEQKVF
- the glpK gene encoding glycerol kinase GlpK; this translates as MSFVLAIDQGTTSSRAIVFRGDISIAAKAQAEFPQHFPASGWVEHEPEDIWTSTVIVCREAIEQVGISAKDIAAIGITNQRETTVVWDRATGQAVHRAIVWQDRRTADICAKLKADGREPVISQKTGLIIDPYFSGTKVAWILDHVPGARARAARGELMFGTIDCYLLWRLTGGKVHATDATNASRTLLFNIHTGQWDDELLEIIGVPRSMLPEVKDSSARFGETTPDLFGGAIAISGIAGDQQAATIGQACFRPGMMKSTYGTGCFALLNTGTTPVVSNNKLLTTVAYQLDGKRTYALEGSIFVAGSAVQWLRDGLGIIKHAAETGPLADQSDSMQSVYLVPAFVGMGAPYWNPRVRGALFGLTRNTGPAELAHAALESVCYQTFDLWAAMRADWPSSETASVVLRVDGGMTASDWTMQRLADLLNAPVDRPVIQETTALGAAYLAGLHAGVYPEPTKFADNWRLEHRFKPNMSEATRERKLAGWARAVKGVLASDEGE
- a CDS encoding threonine/serine dehydratase, producing the protein MSTLRYGMKDAIMTATMDINRERIAATEAVIRPHIRRTPLIQADLADFGLPAAPVTFKLEMLQHSGSFKARGAFANLLLRQVPAAGVVAASGGNHGAAVAYAAQRLGIPATIFVPDITSPAKAERISGYGAKLVIAGNRYADALAASEAHVAQTGALAVHAYDQAETLLGQGSVALELEQDAPGIDTLLVAVGGGGLIGGIAAWCAGRTRIVAVEPEQSPTLHAAFAAGAPVDAPAGGIAADSLAPRRVGELMFPIARSHVERVVLVSDDAIRQAQAALWSRLRLVTEPGGAAAFAAFLSGRYRPAAGERIAVLVCGANTTAVKFDS
- a CDS encoding RNA-directed DNA polymerase; the protein is MDEFFKRAIANVIRHGDTDIFPFPVENHIFFDKANETLTLLQEIHRDFDGYLSRHPPAHDAALAPVNYTGFRWATQMDPLWNLYFLGLVLAIAEKVEAARLPTSSRRVFSYRYRWSEESADIFDDTGGWRDFMECSLERAATSKFVVVCDISEFYPRLGHHRLENALLQLATLGDTHSRIMAFLKNFSNTNSFGLPVGGPAARILSELVLNQIDRLLEMEGISFCRFADDFHIFCNSNEEAYGRLIFLSEKLLRTQGLQLQKAKTRIMSSAEFIATNPLTPNASDGEVAALHERARGLMKLSLRFDPYSPTKEEDYEALRAEIERFDILELLREELLKSRVHIGLTRKIVAAVRYLDPKSRDDAVATMINSAELLYPIFSSVLTVARSVFDELSAQAQDVVHQKIISLIESHSHVLSVELNLAFAIRLLSCKHSPEAEAVLAKLFKLSSSSSLLRRDIILVMAKWKNWYWLSDLRASFRSLGVAERRAFIIASYALRDEGKHWRNHTADEFSPFEQLVQRWAGEKANKTGWSIPL